A window of Cucurbita pepo subsp. pepo cultivar mu-cu-16 chromosome LG06, ASM280686v2, whole genome shotgun sequence contains these coding sequences:
- the LOC111797566 gene encoding serine/threonine-protein kinase-like protein CCR4 — protein MDFLWIFLFFPCFFTIVSSLSSVSISETGNQTLICSLNSRFSLNCSSFPSGIQIPFQPNDSYSGIVAGDGFFCGLRDFPTAAKSVLVCWRYSVNGTNMEPRVVYNGPNLKELRAGNSHICGVVNATNRLQCWQWRRFTRYFTFDFLSIAVGGDFVCGLSVAGEIRCDGTGNSAAAAFGGSGYKAVAAGFRHVCGIDLRNELACWGVGAGEIPTGEFKLLALGDNRSCGLRLNGTAVCWGEKSFTLPERLKGEFFTAIEAKKNVFCGVLRRNFSLLCWGNEIFNRNLFSVFDFVPPGSCRSECPCGPLANTAQFCTQTTMICKPCEERPPLLPPPSPAAPPQHSHHSSGQRWSGRMVALLVVGCVGSLSLVLICSFFVYKYCKNRVCRVHDSGPMEDPVGTSGGGGGGGDGRRDTAAGRKKVLEKRLSHLISLGNGGQLGQLEDFPLSTLLEATNNFSEEHKIGNGSFGSVYRGVLSDGREVAIKRAEFSPMWETKRQEDKDNAFLNELESLSRISHKNLVRLLGFFDDTHERVLVYEFMSNGTLHDHLHKLPFSSLSASWARRIAVALDAARGIQYLHDYLSPPIIHRDIKSSNILLDDRWTAKVSDFGLSLMGPDDDASHLSLRAAGTVGYMDPEYYRLQQLTTKSDVYSFGVVLLELLSGCKAIHKNENGVPRNVVDVVVPYIVRDEIHRVLDLRVPAPTPFEIEAVKYVGYLAADCVITEGRHRPSMTDIVNCLERALAACLAPTTLSRSSTESSM, from the coding sequence ATGGATTTTCTATGGATTTTCCTGTTCTTCCCCTGTTTCTTCACCATCGTTTCTTCTTTATCCTCTGTTTCCATTTCTGAAACTGGGAACCAGACGTTGATTTGCAGTTTGAATTCTCgattttctttgaattgtTCTAGTTTTCCTTCTGGGATTCAAATTCCCTTCCAACCCAATGATTCTTACTCCGGGATCGTCGCCGGAGATGGGTTCTTTTGTGGGTTGAGAGATTTTCCGACCGCCGCCAAATCCGTCCTTGTTTGTTGGAGATACTCTGTAAATGGAACAAACATGGAACCCAGAGTGGTTTATAACGGCCCGAATTTGAAGGAGCTTCGAGCTGGAAATTCCCACATTTGTGGAGTTGTTAACGCCACTAATCGTCTTCAATGTTGGCAATGGCGGCGGTTCACTCGGTATTTCACTTTTGATTTCTTGTCCATTGCTGTCGGTGGTGATTTCGTTTGTGGTCTCTCTGTCGCCGGCGAGATTCGTTGCGATGGAACTGGGAATTCCGCCGCTGCCGCCTTCGGCGGCAGCGGCTACAAGGCGGTTGCTGCTGGGTTCCGGCATGTATGTGGGATTGATTTGAGGAATGAACTGGCATGTTGGGGGGTGGGAGCCGGAGAGATTCCGACCGGGGAGTTTAAATTGTTGGCTTTGGGGGATAATCGGAGCTGTGGTCTCCGGTTGAATGGGACGGCGGTTTGTTGGGGTGAAAAGAGTTTTACCTTGCCGGAGAGGTTAAAAGGGGAGTTTTTTACTGCGATTGAGGCGAAGAAAAACGTGTTTTGTGGTGTTTTGAGACGGAATTTCTCTTTACTCTGCTGGGGAAATGAAATTTTCAACCGGAATTTGTTCTCtgtttttgattttgttccaCCTGGTTCTTGTAGATCGGAATGCCCATGTGGCCCATTAGCTAACACAGCTCAATTCTGTACTCAAACAACCATGATTTGCAAGCCTTGTGAAGAAAGACCTCCTCTTCTTCCGCCGCCGTCCCCCGCCGCACCGCCGCAGCATTCCCATCACTCCTCTGGCCAACGGTGGAGTGGCAGAATGGTGGCTCTACTTGTAGTGGGCTGCGTTGGGAGCTTGTCATTAGTACtcatttgttccttttttgTGTACAAATACTGTAAAAACAGAGTCTGTCGTGTTCATGATTCTGGCCCAATGGAGGATCCTGTCGGAACtagcggcggcggtggcggcggcggtgacGGCCGCCGTGATACGGCGGCCGGTCGGAAGAAGGTGTTGGAGAAGAGATTGAGCCATTTGATTAGCTTGGGAAATGGTGGGCAATTGGGCCAATTGGAGGACTTTCCACTTTCAACTCTTCTTGAAGCAACGAACAATTTCTctgaagaacacaaaattgGGAATGGAAGCTTTGGATCGGTTTATAGAGGTGTGTTGAGTGATGGTCGTGAAGTAGCTATAAAACGAGCTGAATTCTCTCCAATGTGGGAGACAAAGAGACAAGAAGACAAAGACAACGCTTTCCTTAACGAGCTCGAATCATTGTCTCGCATTAGCCACAAGAATCTCGTACGTCTTCTCGGCTTCTTCGACGACACCCACGAGAGAGTATTAGTGTATGAATTCATGAGCAACGGCACACTCCACGACCATCTCCACAAGCTCCCATTCTCGTCACTTTCTGCTTCCTGGGCTCGTCGTATTGCTGTTGCACTTGATGCTGCTAGAGGAATACAGTATCTCCATGATTACCTCTCCCCACCGATCATCCACCGCGATATCAAGTCGTCGAATATCCTCCTCGACGATAGATGGACGGCGAAGGTCTCGGACTTTGGACTGTCACTGATGGGGCCAGACGATGATGCATCGCACTTGTCGTTACGTGCAGCTGGAACAGTGGGGTATATGGATCCAGAGTACTATAGGTTGCAACAGCTTACGACGAAGAGTGACGTGTATAGCTTTGGGGTTGTATTGTTAGAGCTGTTGTCGGGGTGTAAGGCGATTCACAAGAACGAGAACGGGGTGCCGAGGAACGTGGTGGATGTGGTGGTGCCCTACATTGTGAGAGATGAGATTCATAGGGTGTTGGATTTGAGAGTGCCGGCGCCAACGCCGTTTGAGATAGAGGCAGTGAAGTATGTGGGGTATTTAGCGGCTGATTGTGTTATTACGGAAGGAAGGCATAGGCCTTCTATGACGGATATTGTAAATTGTTTGGAGAGGGCCTTGGCTGCTTGTTTGGCGCCTACAACCCTCTCTAGATCTTCAACTGAGTCATCAATGTAG